The segment TCAGCCACTGCTGGTAGTAACCTCGAAAACCATTAATGTGAACGAGATAGTTGTTTCTGGACTTGTACTGGGGTTGAGAGAGCAGGGACAGGGATGAAAGAGAAaggaacaagaggaagaggggagcaggagaaatagaagaaaaagagaatatCAATCAGTCAAGAATAATTATACTGACACAATCTGACAAAATCAAATCCTTCTTTACATGGAAGCATTCACAGCACAGCTCAGAGTGAAACATCTGCCttggaaaagaggaaaagtgcTGACAGCTCAGAGCCGCAGCTGTAGGTCTCTGGTGTGAATATGTTTGGGATGCCTGTTTTTGGTTGATTTGGAACatgttgattcattttcatctgATGTTATTGTGCCACAAAGACTGCAGGAGACTCTGCAGGTTCTTGCACTGTGATCAGAACTGACACttattgatttgtttgatttttagtgTATTTATTGAACGGGGACGTTACAGATAAACTTTGTGACATGAGGAAAAGCATGTATACAGGGCATCTAGCTGAAGCTAATTTAcactgtactgtttgtactggtGTGTTAGTGTGAAAGAGTGTAACTGTGAGAGTGCACAGTATGTAAGTATGTAAGCATAAATTTTGCATCATTTGTTTAAgccataaaacaacaaaaaagatgtatttaaaggtttagtTGCTAAACAtcttaaacatttatttgttttatttggtgATGCTCAGGTACGTACTGCCATGAGACTCTTCCTCCCTCATGTACAGTACTGAGGCTACAGTAGCTTACCTGGTTATAGTTGGGAGGATATTGAGTAGCAAACTCCAGCTGTCTGATGATGACCTCATTGGGCCACACCTTCATGTCGCTCATGCTTTTGAGGATTGTTTTAAGGTAGACGTAATCCAGTCGACGAATTGCTCGGCCAATGAGGGCAGAAAACACCTGGACGTTAGGCCTTAATCCCGCCtcctgagaaaaacacaagGTGGCTTGTGAAGCTGAATGAAGTAtaacagcagacaaaacaatgtcaccacaaggtccatttacttTTGACTGATCTACTAAAACGACCTTGTTTTGTCAACttctgtttccaaggtcaagaatcaACATTCAGTCCCAATTTTATGAGCCAACAGGGACAAGAAGTCTGTATTGTGCTCccaaaaatggaaatttatacatttaaaaatccaCAACAGCTGGACAAACTTCATCTACTGAGAAAGATTttgtgatatgatcaaaagctccagaacagttACTAAATGGATCTCGTAGTGAGATTGTTCTGTCAGCAAATACAATGCgagtttttttaatttaacatctATTCCCCTTCAGATACTGACGCCAACACTCGTGTCATCACCTCCATGTCTTTCAGCAGCTGCAGACCATCTTTCTGTCGCTCGCAGCCCAGCGCGAGGCTCCCAAATGTCTGTACATCCACACTGACGTTGCGTTGTCGCATCACGCTCAACACGGACTGGAATGGAAAAGAAGTATATCagaaacaggcacacacacttaaaaaagaTCGATTCAGcaaaattacaagaaaacacaTGTTCTCTCTTGCCTTTAGATGTATCTAGTCATGCagctggttttggtttaatatgCTTGTTTTTTGAGATATTCATCTGGGATTTCCTGTTTCTCCTGGATAATCCTAAGAAAACACTATGAACTGTTTTCATTGGTACTATTTCTTAGGTAGAAAGTATTAGTTCCTATGGAAACTGttcacagacaggtgtgtgcgTTAATCAAAGTAATGGGGACACGGGTCATTTTCTTTCATAATGCCACATTTCAACACAAAATCTTTGTAAGTCAATCAAGAAGATGCCAGAGCCagttatgtgtttgtctgtagcTTCAGTCTGAATAAGTGACCAGCCAATCACAATTGttattgaaatatatttattatgtaatgTCTCATTTACTTAATATTGAACTTTTTCATATTGCTATACTGTAACTGTGGTTTGATTGAGATTGTGTGTCTATACCTTTGCTCCATCCAGGTCACCGGCTCTGGCTGCTCGGCGAATCACAGAGTTAAAGAACGCGATGTCAAGCTTCACTTGATGCTGCTTGGCAACCTTCAACAGCATCTGTAAAGACTGATAGCTTGGCTCCATCGTATCGGCCAACAGGGTGAGAGTTCTGAGGTCTGGATTGAGTCCTTTGGCTGCCATCTTCTCCAGGAAACCTTGACCTCCTCCAATCAGAGCGAGTCTATCGGATGCTCGATCAACTGTGCCCAAGGAGATCACACCAACGCTTTTTCCCTCAAAAAGGTCCAGTAGGTTCGGGGCTGTAGAAGCATCTGCTAAGTTAACAGGCAGTGAGACGTTTTCTCTTTGGCTGACTGGTATCAGGTGGGTTGAGTCTTGTCTGCTATGGGACTCCTCCTCACTGTCTCTGCTGCCCTTCTGACTGTCACCATGTGAATCCGGTTGGATAAACAACTGCCTCTCCAAAAAGTCAATATCTATTAGATCTTTGTGTCTGGAGTCTGACTTGACACGTGACACGCGTTCCCTCTCTTTCCGACACTCCCAGTCAGTCCTCAGCAGAACACCAGTGGCCAGGGCAGGATCTCCAATCCCACAATCCCTCGCGGTTCGCAAGAGCAGGTTGTAGTTCTTAGAGTCTGGAAGAATCCCTGACTTCAACATCTGGCGCCAAacctgaaacaaacacagagttaTTCTCAAGAAAATCCCCTAAGTGCCCGGTGTCTCTCTACTGTCAACTCTTGAACAAAGCCAACAATCTACCTGTAAAGCCAGTCTGAATCCTATTTCTTTGTCCTTCAGACAGCCCATCAGCAGGTAGTGAAACGTCTCCTGAGTTACAGCGTGGCCGTTCTGCAGCATCTCctataaaacacacatgaaccCCCAATGGTgtaagcacaaataaacacaatttgGTGGAACAACTTTCCATAAACTCACAGAAATGTAGGCGCATGTCGTACCCTGAACGTGTGAAGACAGGCTTGAAGGTGGTTGGTGATGGCGTGCGTCTTCAGAAGGGCGTGGTACGTGATGGTGCTGAGGGGGTAGTTTTTACGACGGAGTTCTTGTTCCAACTTCAGAGCCTGCTGAAGACCGACTTGTTTTGATGGCGAC is part of the Thunnus albacares chromosome 3, fThuAlb1.1, whole genome shotgun sequence genome and harbors:
- the ptcd1 gene encoding pentatricopeptide repeat-containing protein 1, mitochondrial, translated to MLTSVACSCVRNGRKITAPVAKLSLFPTVKTSPSGLKLTGVHLSQHRPARLLTAPPWQLPTGLTVRSVSLSASSRGDADPRGSPSVPADGGDFGSLSADMSSRRSFRKSSPYTQDLRYREDEAAAAGEEEEEESPVKPRRWTGRRNTPYWYFLQCKKLIKDNKLQEALDLFSRDMLQGERLQPEEYNYSVLIGGCARAGQLKKAFKLYNDMKKRGLDATDATYTALFNACAESPSKQVGLQQALKLEQELRRKNYPLSTITYHALLKTHAITNHLQACLHTFREMLQNGHAVTQETFHYLLMGCLKDKEIGFRLALQVWRQMLKSGILPDSKNYNLLLRTARDCGIGDPALATGVLLRTDWECRKERERVSRVKSDSRHKDLIDIDFLERQLFIQPDSHGDSQKGSRDSEEESHSRQDSTHLIPVSQRENVSLPVNLADASTAPNLLDLFEGKSVGVISLGTVDRASDRLALIGGGQGFLEKMAAKGLNPDLRTLTLLADTMEPSYQSLQMLLKVAKQHQVKLDIAFFNSVIRRAARAGDLDGAKSVLSVMRQRNVSVDVQTFGSLALGCERQKDGLQLLKDMEEAGLRPNVQVFSALIGRAIRRLDYVYLKTILKSMSDMKVWPNEVIIRQLEFATQYPPNYNQYKSRNNYLVHINGFRGYYQQWLRAMPAQSAEDEQEAELQAEMDPAVLKTEAADGLTEAQRNQRAAARRYRSRNKDKTSSSVSAL